From a single Paenibacillus sp. FSL W8-0426 genomic region:
- a CDS encoding AraC family transcriptional regulator produces the protein MFIKRMARGLPGGRYFRRSLLTMLMIACIPGIVTGGLLYIWINVRMESILQEAHAKQLEQRALWVGEQLDTLELNFSQWAFDPVFDHRLKELDFIYKYKQVHELYRLLLMIRHSNPLIDDVQLYLKEPRAVMMNSERYDFLTAPAEISSYEGLLRRAQGAYWTRSADGASPMLVNRLPAGAGDTIGALILTVDAGQLESMLGTLSPYAGGTTFLLNADGTPLFPQDREVSALQAAVGLERNRLADSGSPNSFLMEYEGTTYSVLSGDFRRLGHDWIYVSASPLNEIVAPIVSVPRLILAVSGAGLLLALALSWIGSLRLYQPLQRLLRLFTGIEPAGIERGRQESMRGNDMLSGKRRSASRMDEMKHIEQHWLGVKRERESLQQRFEEQLPLARNNLLQQLTLGQLHSSSDREWRARLAELGWAVQDEHFIVMLCHIRPVTLLQKNGNPFGKESPEWIGIMAADMLTQRAGELPCLSETINYHDLSIALLLAVPPHGESGIGISRFREEVCRIGQQWIDAVQAEWGVRVTVAVSQACADATHLPKLVQEARTVLRKRRFSSASPLTDMAENAEEAGMDRAFYPLELEQDILAALRNGSEQEAMDRFRDFANRYAASASPGEQVRQAMYQLLAHIQHALAQLGEDPVRLFGLGLYEEVMELHDLEETCVWFRERIIRICVEEFTGREEKQVQMAVHHMKEHAETQYAEALSLDELADAHGIHAYTLSRAFKQAFGQNFVDYLTAVRLERAKELLRTTDVKISEIAEQVGYQPSYFNRLFKKSEGTTPNRYRQDLQRQDVHARDDRSV, from the coding sequence ATGTTCATCAAGCGTATGGCCCGAGGGCTTCCGGGAGGGCGGTATTTCAGGCGCAGCCTGCTGACGATGCTGATGATCGCGTGCATTCCGGGTATCGTTACCGGCGGGCTGCTGTATATCTGGATCAACGTGCGCATGGAAAGCATATTGCAGGAGGCGCACGCGAAACAATTGGAGCAGCGGGCCCTCTGGGTCGGAGAGCAGCTGGATACGCTTGAATTGAACTTTTCGCAATGGGCGTTCGACCCGGTGTTCGACCATCGGCTGAAAGAGCTGGATTTTATCTACAAATACAAGCAGGTACACGAGTTGTACCGTCTGCTGCTCATGATCCGCCACTCGAATCCGTTGATCGACGACGTGCAGTTGTATCTGAAAGAACCGAGAGCGGTCATGATGAATTCCGAACGGTACGATTTCCTGACAGCGCCTGCGGAGATCAGCAGTTATGAAGGATTGCTCAGGCGTGCCCAAGGCGCATACTGGACACGCTCTGCAGACGGCGCATCGCCGATGCTGGTCAATCGCCTGCCTGCCGGCGCCGGGGACACGATCGGAGCATTGATCCTGACCGTGGACGCGGGGCAGCTCGAAAGCATGTTGGGTACGTTGTCCCCCTACGCTGGCGGCACCACGTTTCTGCTGAATGCAGACGGAACGCCATTGTTTCCGCAGGATCGGGAGGTATCGGCCTTGCAAGCGGCCGTCGGCCTTGAGCGGAATCGGCTGGCAGACAGCGGAAGTCCGAACTCCTTCCTGATGGAATATGAAGGAACGACGTATTCCGTGCTTTCCGGCGATTTTCGCAGGTTGGGCCACGACTGGATTTACGTTTCGGCCTCTCCCCTGAACGAGATCGTGGCGCCGATCGTGAGTGTGCCGAGATTGATTTTGGCGGTCAGCGGAGCAGGGCTGCTGCTGGCGCTCGCGTTATCCTGGATCGGCTCGCTCCGGTTGTATCAACCTTTGCAACGTTTGCTGCGACTGTTTACGGGCATAGAGCCTGCCGGCATAGAACGTGGGCGCCAAGAAAGCATGCGGGGCAACGACATGCTGTCGGGAAAGCGCAGGTCAGCGTCACGAATGGATGAAATGAAACATATCGAACAGCACTGGCTTGGCGTGAAAAGGGAGCGCGAATCATTGCAGCAACGGTTTGAAGAACAGCTTCCGCTGGCGCGGAACAATTTGCTCCAGCAGCTCACGCTTGGGCAGCTTCATTCCTCTTCGGACCGCGAATGGCGGGCCAGGCTGGCTGAGCTGGGATGGGCCGTGCAGGATGAACACTTTATCGTCATGCTGTGCCATATCCGCCCGGTCACCCTGCTGCAGAAAAACGGAAATCCGTTTGGCAAGGAATCTCCGGAGTGGATCGGCATCATGGCCGCCGACATGCTGACGCAACGGGCCGGCGAATTGCCTTGTCTCTCCGAGACGATCAACTATCACGATCTGTCCATCGCGCTGCTGCTGGCCGTTCCGCCGCATGGGGAATCAGGCATCGGCATATCCCGATTCAGGGAAGAAGTGTGCCGGATCGGGCAGCAATGGATCGATGCCGTTCAGGCGGAATGGGGCGTGCGGGTCACGGTGGCCGTCAGTCAAGCATGCGCCGATGCGACCCATCTTCCAAAGCTTGTTCAAGAGGCGCGCACAGTGCTGAGAAAAAGGCGATTTTCTTCCGCTTCTCCGCTCACCGACATGGCCGAGAATGCCGAAGAAGCCGGTATGGATCGGGCGTTCTATCCGCTGGAGCTGGAGCAGGATATCCTTGCCGCATTGCGAAACGGAAGCGAGCAGGAAGCAATGGATCGATTTCGCGATTTTGCGAATCGTTATGCCGCTTCCGCATCGCCCGGGGAGCAGGTTCGCCAGGCCATGTACCAGCTGCTTGCCCATATCCAGCATGCGCTTGCGCAATTGGGTGAAGATCCCGTGCGGCTGTTCGGGTTGGGGCTCTATGAAGAAGTGATGGAGCTTCATGATCTGGAGGAGACATGCGTGTGGTTCAGGGAGCGGATCATTCGCATTTGCGTGGAGGAATTCACCGGGCGGGAGGAGAAGCAGGTACAGATGGCGGTCCATCACATGAAGGAACATGCCGAAACGCAGTATGCCGAAGCGCTGTCCCTGGACGAACTGGCCGATGCTCACGGAATCCATGCCTATACGCTCAGCCGGGCGTTCAAACAGGCATTCGGGCAAAATTTCGTCGACTATCTCACAGCCGTCCGTTTGGAGCGGGCCAAGGAGTTGTTGAGGACGACCGACGTCAAAATCAGCGAAATTGCGGAACAGGTCGGTTATCAGCCGAGTTATTTCAATCGTTTGTTCAAGAAAAGCGAGGGCACGACACCGAACCGGTATCGACAGGACCTTCAAAGGCAGGACGTGCATGCTCGGGATGACCGTTCCGTCTAA